A stretch of the Cucurbita pepo subsp. pepo cultivar mu-cu-16 chromosome LG16, ASM280686v2, whole genome shotgun sequence genome encodes the following:
- the LOC111777902 gene encoding tocopherol O-methyltransferase, chloroplastic — MSFTTATPILTPSYSLSSLHSNRFNATILSPIPLRRSFSSFFRRRRNCPLIAAAATTTDVEIDMDVDSLKKGIAEFYDESSGLWENVWGEHMHHGFYDPDSSVSLSDHRAAQIRMIEETLRFAGVEAATAVVDVGCGIGGSSRYLARKFGAKCRGITLSPVQAKRAQAIAADAGLSDKVCFEVADALNQPFSDGEFDLVWSMESGEHMPDKSKFVSELVRVAAPGATIIIVTWCHRDLGPSEDSLQPWEHKLLQKICDGFYLPAWCSTADYVKLLESHGLQDVRTADWSRNVAPFWPAVIRSAFTWNGFSSLLRSGWKTIKGALVMPLMIEGFKKDLIKFAIITCRKPE; from the exons ATGAGCTTCACCACTGCAACTCCAATCCTTACGCCTTCCTATTCCCTCTCCTCCCTCCATTCAAATCGCTTCAACGCCACAATCCTTTCTCCGATTCCTCTCCGTcgttccttttcttctttctttcgtcGCCGCCGCAACTGCCCTCTGATTGCCGCTGCCGCGACGACGACGGACGTTGAGATCGATATGGATGTCGATAGCCTCAAGAAGGGAATCGCTGAGTTCTATGATGAATCGTCGGGGCTTTGGGAGAACGTTTGGGGTGAGCATATGCACCATGGTTTTTACGATCCTGATTCTTCCGTTTCTCTCTCTGATCACCGTGCCGCGCAAATCCGGATGATTGAGGAGACGCTCCGGTTTGCCGGTGTGGAGGCGGCGACGGCGGTGGTGGATGTTGGGTGTGGGATTGGGGGAAGTTCGAGGTATTTGGCGAGGAAGTTTGGGGCGAAATGTAGAGGTATAACTTTGAGCCCTGTTCAAGCCAAACGCGCTCAAGCGATTGCTGCTGATGCTGGATTAAGTGATAAG GTGTGTTTTGAAGTGGCAGATGCTCTGAACCAACCATTCTCAGATGGGGAATTTGATCTGGTATGGTCCATGGAGAGTGGGGAGCACATGCCTGACAAATCCAAG TTTGTGAGTGAACTGGTTAGAGTTGCAGCCCCAGGAGCCACCATAATTATAGTGACATGGTGCCATAGAGACCTTGGGCCTTCTGAGGACTCCTTGCAGCCATGGGAGCACAAACTCCTTCAGAAGATTTGTGATGGCTTCTATCTCCCTGCTTGGTGCTCCACTGCTGATTACGTCAAATTACTCGAGTCCCACGGTCTCCAG GATGTAAGGACGGCAGACTGGTCTAGGAATGTTGCTCCGTTTTGGCCAGCAGTTATTCGGTCAGCATTCACTTGGAATGGCTTCTCATCGCTCTTGCGAAGTG GGTGGAAAACAATAAAAGGGGCATTAGTAATGCCATTGATGATTGAAGGATTCAAGAAAGATCTCATCAAATTTGCCATTATTACTTGCCGCAAGCCTGAATGA